In Canis lupus baileyi chromosome X, mCanLup2.hap1, whole genome shotgun sequence, one DNA window encodes the following:
- the PLXNB3 gene encoding plexin-B3 isoform X4: protein MRLPWCHTARETPPLLPCEAVPAMAPRPPLGPHLLLALLLSLPPPPTRARHFSAPNATFNHLALAPGLGTLYVGAVNRLFQLSPELRLQAVAVTGPVLDSPDCVPFRDPADCPHARLTDNANQLLLVSGRARELVACGQVRQGVCDKRRLDDVAHVLYQAEDPGDGQFVAANAPGVATVGLVVQAPDRDLLLVARGLAGKLSAGVPPLTVRQLAGPQPFSSEGLGRLVVGDLSDYNNSYVGAFAAGRSAYFVFRRRGARAQADYRSYAARVCLGDANLYSYVEVPLACRGQGLIQAAAVTPSTLLGAFAAGPGGAGAALCAFPLARLDASMEHARRLCYTAGGRSPGGAEEATVEYGVTSRCAALPADSPESYPCGDEHTPSPIAGRQPLEAEPLLQLEQPVSAVAGLQADGHTIAFLGDTQGQLHKVFLNGSHGHVYHSQQVGPRGSAISPDLLVDGNGSHVYVLTAQQVDRVPVAACPEFPDCTSCLQAQDPLCGWCVLQGRCTLKGQCGRAAQANQWLWSYEDSHCPHVQSLLPAYRPRQEQGQVTLSVPRLPTLAADEYFHCAFGDYDSLAHVEGPHVACVTPPQDQLPLNPPGTDHITLPLALMFEDVAVAATNFSFYDCSAVQALEVAAPCRACVGSIWRCHWCPRSSRCVYGEHCPEGEGTIYSAQEADVQVRGPGACPRVEGLAGPVLLPVGWKSRLALRVRNLQHFGSLPASYHCWLELPGELQRLPASLEETSGDVGLISCQAQQLRPSVAQRELRVPIYVTRGKAQRLDNAHTLHVTLYDCAVGHPDCSRCQAANGSLGCVWCSHRQPACRYGPLCPPEAVELLCPSPRIDRIEPLTGPPEGGLALTIWGSNLGRDFAEVQDAVNVAGRPCSPEPSLYRTSARIVCVTSPAPNGTTGPIQVAIKNRPPGISTQHFTYQDPILLSLSPQWGPQAGGTQLTIHGQHLQTGGNISAFVGAQPCPIQEPVCPEAIVCHTMSQASPGEAVVRVVFGHAQRTLLTSPFQYTANPQLVAAEPSVSFRGGGRLIRVRGTGLDVVQQPLLSVWLAATAEVQAAGAEPRDPTPRTSCGGPAAAPQACIQLREGLLQCSTVCSINSSSLLLCQSPAVPDGVHPQRVFFTLDNVHVDFASANGGQDFQYQPNPRLAPLSREEPTRPYRLKPGNVLDVEGQGLNLGISKEEVRVHIGDGECLVKTLTLTHLYCEPPSRAPQPANGSSALPQFVVQMGNVRLALGPVQYETEPTLSAFPVEAQVGLGLGAAVLIAAVLLLTLMYRHKSKQALRDYQKVLVQLENLEIGVGDQCRKEFTDLMTEMTDLSSDLEASGIPFLDYHTYAERVFFPGHGGCPLQPALEGPGEEGRRAPVRQGLTQLSNLLNSKLFLLTLIHTLEEQPSFSQRDRCHVASLLSLALHGKLEYLTDILRTLLSDLAAHYVHKNPKLMLRRTETMVEKLLTNWLSICLYAFLKEVAGEPLYMLLRAIQYQVDKGPVDAVTGKAKRTLNDSRLLREDVEFRPLTLMVLAGPRAGGAAGGGAVQRVPARVLDTDTITQVKEKVLEQVYKGTPFSQRPSAHALDLEWRSGLAGHLTLSDEDLTSVTQNHWKRLNTLQHYKVPDGATVGLIPQLHNGGAVSQSLAQNCTLGENVPMLEDGEEGGVHLWHLVKGTEEPEGAKARRSSLRERERERERARAKAIPEIYLTRLLSMKGTLQKFVDDTFQAILSVNRPVPIAIKYLFDFLDELAEKHGIEDPETLHIWKTNSLLLRFWVNALKNPQLIFDVRVSDNVDAILAVIAQTFIDSCTVSEHKVGRAHSYPEQDSPVNKLLYAREIPRYKQMVERYYSDIRQSSPASYQEMNSALAELSGNYTSAPHCLEALQELYNHIHRYYDQIISALEEDPVGQKMQLACRLQQVAALVENKVTDL, encoded by the exons ATGCGCCTCCCTTGGTGCCACACTGCCCGGGAGACCCCTCCGCTGCTCCCCTGCGAGGCG GTGCCTGCGATGGCTCCCCGGCCTCCCCTCGGCCCCCACCTCCTGCTCGCGCTGCTGCTGAGCCTGCCGCCGCCCCCGACGCGGGCCCGTCACTTCTCGGCCCCCAACGCCACCTTCAACCACTTGGCACTGGCGCCGGGCCTGGGCACGCTCTACGTCGGTGCCGTGAACCGCCTCTTCCAGCTCAGCCCCGAGCTGCGGCTCCAGGCGGTGGCCGTCACCGGGCCGGTCCTCGACAGCCCCGACTGCGTGCCCTTCCGCGACCCGGCCGACTGCCCGCACGCGCGGCTCACCGACAACGCCAACCAGCTGCTGCTGGTGAGCGGCCGCGCGCGGGAGCTCGTGGCCTGCGGGCAGGTGCGCCAGGGCGTGTGCGACAAGCGGCGCCTGGACGACGTGGCCCACGTGCTGTACCAGGCCGAGGACCCCGGCGACGGGCAGTTTGTGGCCGCCAACGCGCCGGGAGTGGCCACGGTGGGCCTGGTGGTGCAGGCGCCGGACCGGGACCTGCTGCTGGTGGCCCGCGGCCTGGCGGGCAAGCTGTCGGCGGGGGTGCCGCCCCTGACCGTGCGCCAGCTGGCGGGGCCGCAGCCCTTCTCGAGCGAGGGCCTGGGCCGCCTGGTGGTGGGCGACCTCTCGGACTACAACAACAGCTACGTGGGGGCCTTCGCGGCCGGCCGCTCGGCCTACTTCGTGTTCCGCcgccgcggggcgcgggcgcaGGCCGACTACCGCTCCTACGCGGCCCGCGTGTGCCTGGGCGATGCCAACCTTTACTCGTACGTGGAGGTGCCCCTCGCCTGCCGGGGCCAGGGCCTCATCCAGGCCGCCGCCGTCACGCCAAGCACCTTGCTGGGGGCATTCGCCGCGGGCCCCGGCGGGGCGGGCGCCGCCCTGTGCGCCTTCCCCCTGGCGCGGCTGGACGCCAGCATGGAGCACGCGCGGCGCCTGTGCTACACGGCGGGTGGCCGCAGCCCCGGCGGCGCCGAGGAAGCCACCGTGGAGTACGGAGTCACCTCCCGCTGCGCCGCCCTGCCCGCC GACTCCCCCGAGTCGTACCCCTGCGGCGACGAGCACACCCCCAGCCCCATTGCTGGCCGCCAGCCCCTGGAGGCCGAGCCCCTGCTGCAGCTCGAGCAGCCCGTCAGCGCCGTGGCCGGCCTCCAGGCAGACGGGCACACGATCGCTTTCCTGGGGGACACGCAGGGTCAGCTGCATAAG GTCTTCCTCAATGGCTCCCATGGCCACGTGTACCACTCCCAGCAAGTGGGGCCTCGGGGCTCAGCTATCAGCCCAGACCTGCTGGTGGACGGCAACGGCAGCCACGTCTATGTCCTCACTGCCCAGCAG GTGGACCGGGTACCTGTGGCAGCCTGCCCCGAGTTCCCTGACTGCACCAGCTGCCTCCAGGCCCAGGACCCGCTGTGCGGCTGGTGCGTCCTCCAGGGCAG GTGCACCCTCAAGGGCCAATGTGGGCGGGCAGCCCAGGCCAACCAGTGGCTGTGGAGCTACGAGGACAGCCACTGCCCACACGTCCAGAGCTTACTGCCGGCCTACCGCCCCCGCCAGGAGCAGGGCCAG GTCACCTTGTCTGTCCCCCGGCTGCCCACCCTGGCCGCGGATGAATACTTCCATTGTGCCTTTGGGGACTATGACAGCTTGGCCCACGTGGAAGGGCCCCACGTGGCCTGTGTCACCCCACCCCAAGACCAGCTGCCGCTTAACCCTCCAGGCACAG accacATCACCTTGCCCCTGGCTTTGATGTTTGAGGATGTGGCTGTGGCTGCCACCAACTTCTCCTTCTACGACTGCAGTGCTGTCCAGGCCTTGGAGGTGGCCGCCCC GTGCCGTGCCTGTGTGGGCAGCATCTGGCGGTGCCACTGGTGCCCCCGGAGCAGCCGCTGTGTGTATGGGGAGCACTGCCCAGAGGGCGAGGGGACCATTTACAGCGCCCAGGAG GCGGACGTCCAGGTGCGTGGCCCGGGGGCTTGTCCCCGGGTGGAGGGCCTGGCCGGCCCCGTCCTGCTGCCCGTGGGTTGGAAGAGCCGCTTGGCCCTGCGTGTGCGGAACCTTCAGCATTTCGGA AGCCTGCCCGCCTCCTACCACTGCTGGCTGGAGCTGCCCGGAGAACTTCAACGGCTGCCGGCCTCTCTGGAGGAGACGTCCGGGGACGTGGGCCTCATCTCCTGCCAGGCCCAGCAG CTCCGCCCGTCCGTGGCCCAGCGGGAGCTCCGGGTGCCCATCTATGTCACCCGGGGCAAGGCTCAGCGGCTGGACAATGCCCACACTCTTCATG TGACCCTGTACGACTGCGCCGTGGGCCACCCCGACTGCAGCCGCTGCCAGGCGGCCAATGGGAGCCTGGGCTGCGTGTGGTGCAGCCACCGCCAGCCCGCCTGTCGCTATGGCCCTCTCTGCCCCCCGGAGGCCGTGGAGCTGCTGTGTCCCTCTCCCCGCATCGACAGA ATTGAGCCCCTGACGGGGCCCCCCGAGGGCGGCTTGGCCCTCACCATCTGGGGCTCCAACCTGGGCCGGGACTTCGCCGAGGTGCAAGACGCCGTGAACGTGGCCGGCCGCCCCTGCAGCCCCGAGCCCTCTCTCTACCGCACCTCTGCCCG GATCGTGTGTGTGACATCCCCCGCCCCCAATGGCACCACTGGGCCAATCCAAGTGGCCATTAAGAATCGGCCACCAGGCATCTCAACCCAGCATTTCACCTACCAG gaccccatcctGCTGAGCCTGAGTCCTCAGTGGGGCCCCCAGGCAGGGGGTACCCAGCTCACTATCCACGGGCAGCACCTCCAGACGGGAGGCAACATCAGTGCCTTTGTGGGTGCACAGCCCTGCCCTAT CCAGGAGCCGGTGTGTCCTGAGGCCATCGTGTGCCACACCATGTCCCAGGCCAGCCCAGGAGAAGCTGTGGTTCGAGTGGTCTTTGGCCACGCCCAGCGCACGCTGCTCACCAGCCCCTTCCAGTACACGGCCAACCCGCAGCTGGTGGCGGCGGAGCCCAGCGTCAGCTTCCGGGG GGGCGGGCGGCTGATCCGAGTCAGGGGCACGGGCCTGGACGTGGTGCAGCAGCCCCTGCTGTCGGTGTGGCTGGCGGCCACAGCGGAGGTGCAGGCTGCAGGTGCTGAGCCCCGGGACCCAACCCCGAGGACGAGCTGTGGGGGCCCCGCCGCAGCGCCCCAGGCTTGTATCCAGCTTCGGGAGGGCTTGCTGCAG TGCTCCACTGTCTGTTCCATCAACTCGTCCAGCCTCCTTCTGTGCCAGAGCCCTGCCGTGCCAGATGGGGTGCACCCCCAGCGGGTCTTCTTCACCCTAGACAACGTGCACGTGGACTTTGCCAGCGCCAACGggggccaggacttccagtaccagcCCAACCCCCGTCTGGCGCCCCTCAGCCGCGAGGAGCCCACCCGCCCCTACCGCCTCAAGCCGGGCAACGTCCTGGACGTGGAG GGCCAGGGCCTCAACCTGGGGATTAGCAAGGAGGAGGTGCGCGTGCACATCGGCGACGGCGAGTGCCTGGTGAAGACGCTCACGCTCACCCACCTGTACTGCGAGCCGCCCTCCCGGGCCCCGCAGCCCGCCAACGGCTCCAGTGCCCTGCCGCAGTTCGTG gTTCAGATGGGCAACGTACGCCTGGCCCTGGGCCCAGTCCAGTACGAGACTGAGCCCACTCTGTCTGCCTTCCCCgtggaggcccaggtgggcctgggcctgggcgcCGCCGTGCTGATCGCCGCtgtcctcctcctcaccctcatGTACAG GCACAAGAGCAAGCAGGCCCTGCGGGACTATCAGAAGGTTCTGGTGCAACTGGAGAACCTGGAGATTGGTGTGGGTGACCAGTGCCGCAAGGAGTTCACAG ACCTGATGACCGAGATGACCGACCTCAGCAGCGACCTGGAGGCCAGCGGGATCCCCTTCCTGGACTACCACACCTACGCCGAGCGGGTCTTCTTCCCGGGGCACGGCGGCTGCCCCCTGCAGCCTGCGCTCgaggggcccggggaggagggcCGCCGTGCCCCCGTGCGCCAGGGCCTCACTCAGCTCTCCAACCTGCTCAACAGCAAGCTCTTCCTCCTCACA CTCATCCACACCCTGGAGGAGCAGCCCAGCTTCTCCCAGCGGGACCGCTGCCATGTGGCTTCTCTGCTGTCCCTGGCGCTGCACGGCAAGCTCGAGTACCTGACGGACATCCTGAGGACGCTGCTGAGTGACCTGGCTGCCCACTACGTGCACAAGAACCCCAAGCTCATGCTGCGCAG GACAGAGACCATGGTGGAGAAGCTGCTTACCAACTGGCTGTCCATCTGTCTCTATGCCTTCCTGAAG GAGGTGGCCGGTGAGCCGCTGTACATGCTCCTCCGGGCCATACAGTACCAGGTGGACAAGGGCCCCGTGGACGCTGTGACCGGCAAGGCAAAACGGACCCTGAACGACAGCCGgctgcttcgggaggacgtggagTTCCGGCCCCTGACGCTGATGGTGTTGGCGGGCCCCAGGGCTGGCGGGGCCGCAGGGGGTGGCGCGGTGCAGCGCGTGCCCGCCCGGGTGCTCGACACAGACACCATCACCCAGGTCAAAGAGAAGGTGTTGGAGCAAGTCTACAAGGGCACCCCCTTCTCCCAGAGGCCCTCAGCGCACGCCCTAGATCTCG AGTGGCGCTCGGGCCTTGCTGGTCACCTAACCCTGTCAGATGAGGACCTGACCTCAGTGACCCAGAACCACTGGAAGAGACTCAACACTCTTCAGCACTACAAG GTCCCGGATGGAGCCACCGTGGGGCTCATCCCCCAGCTGCACAACGGAGGGGCCGTCTCCCAGAGCCTGGCCCAGAACTGCACCCTGGGGGAGA ACGTTCCCATGCTGGAGGATGGTGAGGAGGGTGGGGTCCACCTCTGGCACCTGGTGAAAGGCACCGAAGAGCCAGAAGGAGCTAAGGCCCGGCGCAGCAGCCTgagggagcgggagcgggagcgggagcgggcgCGGGCCAAGGCCATCCCGGAAATCTACCTCACCCGCCTGCTCTCCATGAAG GGCACCCTGCAGAAGTTTGTGGATGACACCTTCCAGGCCATCCTCAGCGTGAACAGGCCCGTGCCCATCGCCATCAAGTACCTGTTCGACTTCCTGGACGAGCTGGCCGAGAAGCACGGCATCGAGGACCCGGAGACGCTGCACATCTGGAAGACCAACAG CCTGCTGTTGCGGTTCTGGGTGAACGCCCTGAAGAACCCGCAGCTCATCTTTGACGTGCGCGTGTCAGACAACGTGGATGCCATCCTCGCCGTCATCGCCCAAACCTTCATCGACTCCTGCACGGTCTCCGAGCATAAAGTGGGCAGG GCCCACTCCTACCCGGAGCAGGACTCCCCAGTGAACAAACTGCTGTATGCCCGGGAGATCCCTCGCTACAAGCAGATGGTGGAGAG ATACTACTCCGACATCCGCCAGAGCTCTCCGGCGAGCTACCAGGAGATGAACTCGGCTCTGGCCGAGCTCTCTGGG AACTACACGTCTGCTCCCCACTGTCTGGAAGCTCTGCAAGAACTCTACAACCACATCCACAGGTATTATGACCAG ATCATCAGCGCCCTGGAGGAGGACCCTGTGGGCCAGAAGATGCAGCTGGCCTGCCGTCTGCAGCAGGTAGCGGCGCTGGTGGAGAACAAGGTGACGGACCTGTAA